The sequence TGTTCGTGTTGCTGCTAGCCATGGTTCCGGCAAAGCAAAAATGCTCAAAATAGAATTTCCCTCTGCGAACCAGACACGCACATACATCCACGCACAGgccagaaaaagaaacgaaCGAACGAACACAGCAACGGAGGAGCAGCTGCGTGGCCTGGGCCGGGGGGAGGGCGGCTTGCTGGACGCCTCCGTCTGTACCAGCCTGCTCTCCTCCCGGAGCACAAGGAGCAATTGACGGACAGGCGCAGCACAAGCTGGGAGAAAGCAAGGCGGCGGAGAGGCCGGGGGGAGCAGCAGGAGTGGCCAGTTAACTGTAGAATCCCAAAGAAGAGGCCGTGATCGAAGTCGTAGCAGGGTCTCCAGTCATGCGATCCATTCTCGAACGGCTCACGCAGCTGTCAGATGCATGGATTTTTGGGAGGGGAGGGGAGGGACGGTGGCGGAGAGACGAGCAGGACGGGACGCTCACACCAGGGCCCTTCAAAGGGGGAAGACGGTGGCAGATCCAGGAGCAGGCGGATTGAGACTCGTCGCCTCGTGGAATTGGGTGATTTGGTCGGTCGGCGTTGAGCTGGGAGCTAGCCCGGGCGGCTTGGGGCGTgcaggagaaaaagaaaaaagtcaCACGCCGTCGTCCTGTTCCAGCCAGCAgcaagcagcagcagcagaatcGCAGACGCGACAAAAGACCAGAGCACGTTCTCTGTCAAGAGGCATTTGTCTCACTCGCTCGCTACAGGCTTTATTAACTAACCAGTTAGGTAACTTATATGTTTCATAAGGGCATTTCACTTCACACCCCATCATCCAAACTCCATGCTCCGTACAAACCAATGAGCAGTCACATCAAGCCGAAACAAAACCAGCAGGCAAAATCCAAGCAGTTCTGCATTCTGTCCCGCCTCTTCCCTCCAGCCATACCTCTCTCTGCCTCGCCGATCATCCCCACACGGCCTGGAACAAGCCATACAAAGGTACATACATAGTAACTAATAGGACATACATTCACTGGAACAGCTTTTCTCtgctctccctctccaaTGATCAACTTGGCGGAATCACTGCTGCTTTGGTGGAAACCTTGTTGGGATCAAATTAATCACGTCGCTAACTCACGAACCAGCTAGGATCATGGACGTCCATATGCCATGGTGTTGGCCTTGAAGCAAGGATATTTCTGGTCTCCATCGATGCAAAGAGTGACGGACTCGTTCCGCGGAGCTTCTCTGGCTCGTGCTGCAATGTTTCTAATCCTTCCTGCTTTACACTACAAAAGGATGGCGAAATCTCAGCGGTAGTATGCGTCAGCCAGAATGCTTATTCTTACACTTATGGTAAATATGCTGGGGTCAATGGGACGTATCGTATCACTACAGGGAAACTTGTAGTTCCCTGTTTGGATGACGAGAACGGATCAAGAAGCAATCCGCATACTCCCGCTAGGCCGGCAGGAGCTGAATGGGTGTAAAATCATCCATGTGCAGAGCCAGGCCATGGTGCCTTGCCTGGGAGCAGCCTGCGTCGTGGCCGTTATTATATCTTGTGGATGTGCTCGAAGGAAGGTTATGCGAGCAAGAAGATACATATGTGACACACGAACTTTTTGAATAAAGAAGGCGAGGGACGCATTTTGGATGACCATCTGCGTGAAGCGTTCATGGATTTCCAACTATTTGCCAAGTTCATTGAGCATCAGCCCAAAGGCCCACAGCAAACGACGGACTAGCCACATCTCAGCCCTCTCTGATAGAATCCTGTCTCGTTCCATGCTCActcctttccttcttctgcTCCTCCATTTCCCTCCTCTGTTCCTCTTGCCTCTCTTTGGATAGTGGTTTGCGGGAGTTTGCTCTTATCCGGATGAAACCACTGTTCCCTCGGCACGTTGGTCCCGTCGGCCCCTTCGTGCTCGGCCCTCAATCCAGGCGGAAGTCGTTTGAAAAGAGCCTCGATAAGCCAAGGACTCAGGCCAACCGCGTCAACAACCTCGTCGAGGCCAGCAGACAGCGAGCGATAGACCCCGTCACGGCCGAGAGAGACAACGCCCATCGGGTCCATTTTGAGAGGCCGGATGAGGTTGCTGAGCTCTTGTTGAGCCGGATCATTGATGTCGTAAGGGGGACAGCAGGTTCTTGGGTCTTGCAGGGTTTCAGCTTCCCGGCGTTGGTCTTCTGGCTGATTCACGTTCGGTTGAGACATGATTATTCGGGATATGGGAGCACTTTCTGATTACAAGTTCGTCACACATAGGAGTTGGACGAGaatgtgtgtgtgagagtGAAAAAGAGAATGACGAGTAGCTTGTTTTGAATACTTGCAAGCTCTGGTATCTTAACACAGGTGCCGGTGCAGTGATGGCTTCTGCTCTCGTTATCTGCGTGAGAAGCGTACTCCAAGATTCTTCAAACACCTTGATTTCTCCATTTCTAAGGCTTCGTCACAGTGATATATATACACGCTTCCTCCCTACTATAAGATAACAACCAGATATCTGATGAGTCTGTACAGGCGCCGGGAGGGCTGGCTCCAACACGACCCTGACAAATTGGAACTTGAGTTATCGATTGGCTCCAACACATAACAGGGGGTGTCATTCGAGAAGCCGATTCGCTCCCTCCATATGCAATGGAACATCCACCCATTGCGTCGGAGTACCGGGGGGGAGCCCCTTCGATATATTATCTTCGTATCTCTACCAGGCAAAGATCAAACCATGCCACCAGCTCGTCTTTGCCTTTTGGGCATCGATTCGGAGGTTGTACATCCGTTCAATGCTCGGATCCTTACGCAGAGGGGTGAATACCTCCCGAATCACAGCCTTTAACAAGACGCTCGTGCACGCGCGTTACCCATTTAGATGTCCGCGGAGTAGAAGCTGGGGAACGCATGACGCAGGCCTCTTGGGTCGCCAGCATGGGGTAACTATCGCTGACTATGTTTTTCATATCCTCTCCGTGAAGGAGCCGTGAACCGGCAGATGTAAGGAAATATCGGGTGCAgtattatataaatatatcttctcaaaatcatTATTCATCCGAATTCAAATAACAGCAGCTGTCGCAACTTTGCTACTTCCTCTCAGTCATCTTTTGTTGTCATTATGCTATACGCGAAGGTAGTTAGCTCCAGGAGGAAGTAATCCATATTGAATTAAGTATTGCCTTTCGCAAGGGAGGCCCTTGTGGCCCTTTATGCCTCTACCTCCTAGCCTGCTCAACTGTGTCAACCGTTGCCACTCCTACATGGTCTTGACTCTCCACCAAGCTAGACGGAGTGACCGTCCGCTTGTTAGCTTCAAGTATCTCATCGATGGTCACGCCAGCGGCCTTGGCTTCCTTCAGCAGGTCACGATGCAACAGTCTCCAGACTATGTGGCTTCCAAAGATCCCTATTTCCAAAGCCAACCTAGAAAGCCCTGTATGTTAACATATTCCTTTCGCGCGACAGGTTTAGCCAGGGGATACCCACACAACACAGTACATAACACCTCCGAGGACATCAAAGGAACTTTCAACAACTATATGTATCCATTTATGTGAGCCAATCTTAACCCAAATCCTTAATGTTTGTCCCTTTATACGCTCACCTAGAGCTAGGAGCGAGAATAGCGCTCCAAATGTATCAATGGTAAGGAAGACCCAATCTGAAAATAGGTCAGCCATGATCTACACTATTCATTTGGCCGGATGCTGCGAAACTTACTGATTCCTACAACCCTCCCTCTTCTTTTCCAAATTTCTTGGTATGGAGACATCAACCCTAGCACAAGAAGTATTGTGGCGAGAATACCAAACAAGAGCGCCGGCCAAGTAATGCCTTTTCTGTATGGGATCTGTTGGAAGGAAAGGGAGGTCAGAGGCATGATAATGTGATCTAAGACGCGAGACATATTCACCCTTAACGTAAGAATAAAAAGGACCTCCGAGCCACCCAGCAACACTGCGAGAGCAAGGGTAATTACAGTTGCCTTAACCCTCGTATAATTGCTACAAATATAAATATGTTACTTTTGTATGTACGAGTACGAGCCCTCGTGTACGCAGTTGACTTACTGGTGATAAACAAGAATCTGCGCCCAACATATTAAGCACAATGTCCCAAAGATCTGCGGTTGAATTTGAATAGGTATATTGACACCCTGTAGCCGTTAAGTCAGGCCTAGATCGGAAAATATGATCGAAGGACTGCATTTCTAAACTCACTTGTAGAATCATATAGATACCGAATGGAGGAGCACCTGAAATCCCCGATCCATTAGCGGTCTGCTTCTCActttccttcctttttttttttttttttttttttttttcgattTAGATAATATAACGTCTAATGCTGCTGCATACAGGGGCATTGGAGGCTAGGGAGCATACATAGGGCCCATAGGAGCATCATGGACGCTGGCAGGCCATCCGTGTTTTTCCTCCTCCAGTTGTACCATATTTGAGGTACGAGCTGGATGCACCATAGCACGGTTCCGATGGTGCCCAGAACATTTGCAGCAACGGGtatctcttttccttccgCCATCTATTTACACGATCAATGGCACTCAGATGCAAAGTATCCGTCACGGGACAACTAAATAGAAATATCTTGCTGGGCTCCGGTTGTCCAGCTTTGCTTTTTGGTTATGATATCGATCAGAGTGAAATTCCCTTTATTTCCCTTTGAAATGAAAATGTCGATGTAGCAATGGCCGGTTGATGACCTCTGTCACTTGGATTCCCGCTATCCTCAACTGAAAAGAGAATAGAAAGCCGCAGGTTGATAATTGAACTTGAGAAAGATATCCATTTAACAAAGGCTCAAACACGCCTTTCTCAGACCACTGAAAAGGAACGATCAAATCAATATAGTGAGCTCGTCTTAAGCCAAAAAGAAACTGCTGGGATATACGAAATCAATTTCAAGGGAAACCCAAGGACAAACGGGCATGCAAGCGAGGAGAAGAATTATACTCAATCCACCTCATTGTCTGCTTTTTAAGCAACCGCGGTCTGTGACAGAAATATGGCACCACATACCGGTGTGGAGGACATCCCCACTGGCGGAGATGGGGCCCTTTAATTTTTCTGATGGAGCTCTTATTTCatctcctttcctttttttttttgtgcttctctctttttgcaAGTGTCGCTGCCGGAGTGGAAGCCA is a genomic window of Coccidioides posadasii str. Silveira chromosome 3, complete sequence containing:
- a CDS encoding uncharacterized protein (EggNog:ENOG410PSZ5); this translates as MSQPNVNQPEDQRREAETLQDPRTCCPPYDINDPAQQELSNLIRPLKMDPMGVVSLGRDGVYRSLSAGLDEVVDAVGLSPWLIEALFKRLPPGLRAEHEGADGTNVPREQWFHPDKSKLPQTTIQREARGTEEGNGGAEEGKDDTIRPIDPSIFTISCKAGRIRNIAARAREAPRNESVTLCIDGDQKYPCFKANTMAYGRP
- a CDS encoding uncharacterized protein (EggNog:ENOG410PFVU~COG:S~TransMembrane:7 (o12-34i46-66o72-90i102-124o130-151i163-187o193-216i)), producing MAEGKEIPVAANVLGTIGTVLWCIQLVPQIWYNWRRKNTDGLPASMMLLWALCAPPFGIYMILQGVNIPIQIQPQIFGTLCLICWAQILVYHHNYTRVKATVITLALAVLLGGSEVLFILTLRIPYRKGITWPALLFGILATILLVLGLMSPYQEIWKRRGRVVGINWVFLTIDTFGALFSLLALVVESSFDVLGGVMYCVVLALEIGIFGSHIVWRLLHRDLLKEAKAAGVTIDEILEANKRTVTPSSLVESQDHVGVATVDTVEQARR